The following nucleotide sequence is from Psilocybe cubensis strain MGC-MH-2018 chromosome 13, whole genome shotgun sequence.
TCCATTTTTTACACAGCGAGATTGCACTCCTTGTTTTGGTTGCCATTCACTTTGGGAGTGTGAGATTAATGATTCAAAGGATTGATTTTTTTCGCAAAAACTCTGGAGTGGTGGAAGAAGAGCGATTAGAAGTATTGTAAAGCAGGTCCCATCAAAATGACACCAACCATGGACCGACAGAATAGTAAGGGAAATTAAGAGTCTAGATGTCCGAGCGGGCCCCGTGCGCGTTTGGACAAGGATGACTTGTTCTCAATGTCGCCGATACGTTCACAATGCCAAAGAAAACCCGGAGAGCACGTATACAGTCAAAACGCTCAAGTAAAAGAGTAAATGTTTGGGTACAAATCTTCCGGCAGAAGCTTGGCACCACTGTTATGAATCTTGAAAAGGACACGAGGAAGACCGTTACAGTTAGCTAATTGTGGTTAAACATATTTTAGAGCGACTGACCCCTACGAAAACCTTATGCTCCTCTTCTTTCCAGATCAGAATGTCCACATGAATTTGAGCCTTAGCGTATTGCGTGAATGTGAACAAGGCCATGAGTTATCGCAAGAATCGAGCATTCCTGTGTCGGGAGGTTAAGGAAGCAAAAGGATCATTTCAAATTCGCTCGTTGTTGACTGATGTTGTAAAGCTAAAGGCTGTTCACAAGCAGGAACAAATAAACATTATCTAATCTTTTATCAGAGATAAAAGCTTGGAGATCAACCAGTATCACAACATTCATCGCGATGATCATTTCTAATGCTACAGAGCCAACAAAATTTAAAATATTGGGGAAAGTTAAGTTCATTAGTAAGTGCTGGGATGGTAAAATCAAAATGATTCTATTACCCATCATGAGCCGCGTTCCACTCCTACATATTCTGCCAGCGATAAGCCAACCAACCAGTGATATTCTGAGTTCTCTCGACACCGATTTTTCTACACTGTCATTTCGGATTAGGGAAAATATCCGTTTGTGATCTCTGTCATCTAAAGCTTCAATGCTCGATTGCATAATTGTGTCCTAGAAGCAATATAACATCGGGATATCAGCAATAACTTTCAGCGATCTGCATCGTCACCTTTTGGAAAAATCAACGAACGTATCATATGTTGATCGCATTTTGAGAGCCGCAAGGTATGCGCGTGCGGATATGGATGCGGTGTGGCCCTAAGCCGCCTTTGGCGATCTTTACACGATGGGCAcctaactgtcatgtggctatctaacatgttagctaggttgttgccataatattgtactatgttaattgtcatgtaattgtcatgttaactgtcatgtttttGAGTCACACTCTGCCTTGTCACTCAAGACCATGGGGTCCAGCAGATACATATCCGGTTGACTTGAGggaaaaatgaaaggaaaTGTAGAGTGTATACATTAACACTACACCACCTGGCCAATATTAAACACTGGGGGCATTGGCTTAAGAAAACAGTAATTTGtctgattttttttgattgatcAAGTTGCAATTAAATTTCAAGATTTATTGACAATAAAATTCATGTGGTGCACATCATGGCGGTATTTGAATCCATCAATACTAATGCCGAACGGCCGATCAGTAATCATGCTCGCTAGAATCCCCCTATTTgtatcaatttcttccaatATGGCGCGTACTCGTGCGTTAGAGAGACAGCATGCACATAGATATTAGCAAATAAGGACAATAATCTCACTTCCTGGGAAAGAATGGCAATTTTCTTCATTAACAATGCAAAAACGGTCGACGAGCAAACAATTGCAATCATGTCGCAAACTAAGATCGGAAATCACGTCGATTACGGGCTGAGAGGCTTGCTCTAGATGGGTGTGATTGTTGACAGAATGCGCACCTTGCCAGGCATTGGGAAACATAGCTGAAAACGCGCGCAAAGAGGAGACGCGCCGCGAAATAAAGACGCGTTTCGACGCGTCAAAGTTCCTTGACTACGCCGTTGCTGCGGTCGGCATGTTGGCCGCTTTCAAGCTCATTCAAACTCAGAAAGGCACACCAACAGTATACACCCGTCGGCTAAACtgttccacatggttttaaaaagTAAACAGCATCgtaaaaaagagaattgaGTAGAACTATTGCCCCCAAGTCAACCAGTTATGTAACTGCCAGACTCCATTTTTGATTGCTAGCTTTGGGACTTGAAGACTATTCACGGTCCACAGAGACTTACTGGGTCTTGAGTGACAAGGTAAAGTGTGAcccaaaaaacatgacagttaacatgacaattacatgacaattaacatagtacaatattatggcaacaacctagctaacatgttagatagccacatgacagttaggTGCCCATCGTGTTATCAATGTCTCGCAGCCGCGCACAGGGTGCAAGTTGCTTCCTTTTGCTTCCCCACGCGGTTCACTGAGATTATGTGAAATTTATTCCATTGTACTTCTGATTAACGGTGTACATTGTAAAATGACTCTGTTTGGATTTGCACCCCTTTTGAAAATCGAGGTACATGGGCGAATGAGCAACTAAGCGGTCTCCGATCCGTTTATTGACAAGGGTACTCCATATTATGCAAGTCAGCCTTCATATTCCACTATTCACTGACATTTATACGCATacagaatttttttttcagaatTATGTACAGTCCTTTTTCCACTCAATACCCAAATATAAACAACATGGTACAAATTTTAACAGGCCCTCCAAACGAAGGCGCTTTCCTGATGAAGTAAAAACGATCAATTAGTACAATAAAGAgataatgaaatgaaaaatgacTTACTGGAAGATCAAAGGAATCAACGGTAAAATATCCGGCTTTTCCGCCAATGACACGAACAGCGGTGTTTACATTGACTAAAGAAGTTTTACCGCAGGGGCTCCAGACAGCAGGGGCCAATGCGGTGTTGACGTTTTTCGAGCCTTTGAACACTTAGAATTAAGTTGAAAATCAGTTGGAAACGCTTACCGCTTGTTGTTCCATTGATGAATCCGTTTCCGGTGCTTCCTTCGATGCTAGCTTGGACTGTAGACTTTGTGTGAGTATCTTTGTCCCCTCCTGTTATAAATGACGGGTGACTCACAGTAATATGATGTCGTATAGGTTGCAGAAGCGCCTGAGGCTAGTTGGTAAGCCACATGCTGGGACAAAATTTAGAAGGCAAGTTCATGTTCGCTGATAAAGTTACACACATATTTAGCATTGTTGAGAGCAAACTGATAGCCAGCAGGGACCCTAACATCATTCATAAAAATCAAGGCAGTCGATGAGTAGTAGGGTGCTTACTGAACATTGAAAGTCGCTTGACAGTTCTTGCGACTGTCGCTGTACTTTGTTCCAGGTCCGGATGTAGCGAAAAAGTTGGAGTACACCAGGACAAGTGCCTTTCCAGTCTCTGTGAATGCCCGAGTGTCAGATATGTAAAGTAGAATAATGGATGTATATACGATATTTACCTGAGATCAATGCCTTTGCTGTACCAGGAGGGCATCCCGTCCCTGCAACAATGTAGTCCGTCCTGTATATATTAAATGAGCATTTACTATCTGATTATCATGATGCAACATACACTGCATAATCTTGTCCCAGCGCAACAACGGCGTAACCGAGGCAAAGAAGGATGGACCAGAAGGTGATACGGAAAGACATTTCGAGTCAAGGGAATTGAGTTCGCGAAGAAAGAAGTCAAGAATTTCGAGATTTTGGGGAATCGTTAAGAAGCTGTCCGTGTTTTTTAcctttatttttagacggtCTGAGAAACCCGGCTGAGTCTCGTTGAGCATTGAAATCCATTAACTAAGAGTGATCAACCAGGGACAAGTCACATGGAGTGTATTGTCTGTATATTACTTGCGAGAATACGCGGCAGGGACAGAAGCACATGAAGCGGCCATCTAATCTGCGACTGAGGATGGGCAAAGAGTTTGTTTTGTTCGGGTTTTCTTTGGGAGGCTTTTGCCGAGGTTGCGGTTAGATCTAGACAACAAAAAAGCTTGGCACTTGATAAGCATAGACGCCGAAAGAAGCATCGAAGCTCGAAGAGATGACAAGCCAACGCGTTCTGTCAACATTTCTGTCAGATGACTGAACCTGTTCATACGAGCAGGTCTTGGATCGCGCTCGCGACGCGTGTTCTATTCTTGTTCATGCAGCGTTGTAAGATCCTTGTAAGGCATCATTCATACGGTGTATCAAGACGGAATATAATATCTGTGCGGTTTGCGTGATGCGCCGCTTTTCGTCCACCGGGTATAACTGAAATGGAGAATTATTTCAATATTTATTCGAAGAATACCCGACTTTACGATGAAGACGCGTCGAGTTGGGAAAGAAGCAAACTATGGGGACTTTGAGGTGCTTTAGAACATTCTGATCTTTTAGAAATGGTGCCATATGGTACGTATTGTAGACCACTTTGGGTCTCATCGCATCGATATTTTTTACATTACATTTAATTTTTCACATTAAATCATAAATTTCAATTATTCAAACAAGGGGAAGGACCGAGGGAGCTTCTTCATTTTCGAATGGCAATCTTACTGCTCCCCCACATTCTCCCCTGTGTCTTGCGGAGCACTTGCTCATCTTCCTGCACGTTAATCATGGAGCAGAGCTCAACATACGCGCTCCCGAGCAGTTAGCGCTCAGGCAGAAAGTATATCCTGACCCTGACGATCTTGATGTCCCACGGTCTTCGAGTACGGGCGCCAGGTCACACCTTTGTCTATGGGCTTCAAATCGTCCCTACAGACTCTGGAAACTATCAATATTTCGCATTCAAATGGCCAAATAGAGACCAATGGTAGATGGAACATTGAAGTGGTTGGATTAGCGTGCACCTGGACGTGGTGATTGGCCATGAAGATTCAATTTTCCCTCTCGTACCACCATGTAGCAAAGCTCCTGTCCTGTCTCGTTCTACACCTTGTATGCATGTTGGGCGTAATCATCGACAATTAAATATGTTAGTCAATCGCCTATTCGTGACCTGGAGATCAACATTAAGAGAACGTATCAAAAATCACCTGATCGTTGCCTTTGTGCACAAGTGCTTCTTCTATATCCACTGGTTGCCCTTCAAAGTACTCAATCAGGAAATGAAATTGTTAATCCTTTGAGTAAGATATAGCTACGATAATGGTTAGTATGAATGTAAGTTTTGAGGGATAGCGGTTCCTATTCGTTAACTGCAGGCTTGATAGATGGGGTAGCAGGGTAAAAGACCATATTGTAAGCTAGGTGATTGCGAACCAAGTATTCCAAAGGCCTTATGAGTTATCAATAGCTCTCCTGTGGAGAATTAAGGGAAATACAGACATCTAAGTCAACTCAAGAGTACAATGAGAATAACTCTCATGAAGTGAAATGACCAAACTTTTAGAGACTTGCATTAAATTAAAGATGATGACACTATAGAATCGTGCAGATTAAATACAGAAATTGTGTCGGAACCGAAGAAATAGATTCATCTATAAAATCGTCATTACCACTCAGATTAACTTTACTCTATCGACAGATCTTACTGCACAGGTCCGAGGTCCGAGTCTGCGAGAGAAAGGCCGTGTAATCTAGGTCCCAGTGTCTGAGTGAGATTTATCTGCCAATAAGATTCAGTGCACAGATTTCAGAGAAGCACAGGCGCATGTGGATATTTGAATACATTTAAGACTGCCATATTGCGATCCAAGGATCCTTTCCTATCTGCTTATTCGATTCATTCAGTCGGTTATCATCGATGGTAGCGCGCACCTAACGGAAACGGAAACGGGAAGCAGGAGAgatgaaaagaaggaaggggTAAATTTTAGAAGTAGTTACACATTCTAGTGGGGAAAGCCCCACCACTCGGGCTCTGAGGTACAGGACGTTGGACGGGCTTCCATTGAAATGAAGAAGTTGGTGCCCTTGGACATGGCCGGAACCGTGATCCTTTAATGACTGCGATAGAGGGATGGTGAAGATTGTCACTCTTTGGATTTACTATGGAGAATACTTGGCACCGCACTAAACACAACGCTGCCCTGTTGCGGGGTGGAGCCTCAAATGCTTATAACGTAGTGGTTGTGTTTGCTGCAGGCAAGTGTGTGCCGTGATAGCCGTGTACCGTGAGAATATGTCTCGTCGCGGCAATAGCAAACTTTCTTTCTTACAGCTAAGCTGCCTTAGGCTTCTTGACTGCTGAAATATTTCAACTACATTTCTTTCACAAAATATTACGGATTTATAACCCGCGTCGTATCTTTCATCCTGTAAATTGCATGAATACAGCAGTCGCTTCGATGCCGATGGATGTGGAATGCCGAATTCACACGATCAGCAGCCGGCACGGCATGAGTACAAAGACTGACTGCATTGCTTGCACCTAGATTGAAATACATTAGGTTGGAATTTGGCGCAGAAACGTCTTTATAGGTAATTATCTGAAGTTTAAAAAGCTCTAAAAACACACCTATAGTCTTTCTGATGACCATATGGCAGTCATTATCAGTAGCGTATCTTCTCCCTCAATGATTCAACTTATCAATCATCGTAAAAGCATGTTTGACGTCACATTGTGAATTTAAAGAGTTCTCCTCTGCAGAAACACTAATACTGAGGCGCTATAGCCTAGAGGTACGAGCAGCAGTTCCAGCACCCTCCGGGACTATCCACAAACGCAAACGAATCGCCAACACACTCGGGCGGGGAAGCGAAGCATGCCTTCGTGCAAGTCATGGGGCGGTCGGGGTCGGGGGTGGTGCAGCAATTTGCGTTTCTCCAGCAACCGGGACCACCTGCGGGCGCGAGGCCCGCGGCGCAGGTGGGTGGGGAGGGGTAGCAGTCGCGGGTGCAGGCTGTTTCAGTTGCGGTTGTTGGAGATGCGGATGTGAGTGTCAGTGAAGTGAAGATGAGCAAGGAGGCGAGGAACGTTGGGTGTTTCATTATTGCTAAGGATAAAGCTTGTGATGTTTGAATGCTTTCTTATTTGATGAGCTTTGTGTCAAATGTAATATTGCGAAATGTGGAATTCGACTCACTGGTGTCGCTTGAGGTCAACACTTGGGAAAAAAGTCGCATCTTCTAAGTCATTTTATGTTGGATGGTGATCCTCCTTATCATCTAGCCCCCTTAATTATCAGGTAGACGGGATTCTTTCTGCTCACCGTGCCTACATAATACAACGGCCATAGATTCTAAACAGTCACGATCACCGTACATTTGAACAGTCAATTCGCGTGAACGTAAGTCTTGTTTAATAGGTTTTAATCTCATTATTAAAAGCTTCTGAAAACATGTATTGTGTATTTGTGATATTCAACAACGGAACGTGAACTATGATAGAACAAAAAGACAACCGCCCCGATTCCATTTACTGCGGTTTACAGATCAACACGCAAGTCCATACGTAGTAGTCATCAACtaaacagacagtagattacAATGCAATGTAAACCAATACAATAATTTTTTAGTCTTACAAATCCACCCAATTTTCGGGGCCCGGTTTACAATGTAAAGCAAAAGTTTTATTAGGTTAGAAAGTGGTCATAATTATTCAATTTaaatttttattcatttgagTAAGTAGTAGGGACATGTGGGCATCTCACCCCATTTATGGGTTGTTGGGGCAATGTGTGTACATTGAAAGTGCATGCAATATCAGACTAGTGTGCATGCACGTTCTCCTTCCCCACCTGCAGACCAGTGCAGCGTGCCAAGGATGGGGTGCTGATACCCATCAGACGATTATAAAAATGAAACAGGTAAACACTTGAGGAGTAAGAAGACGGTTGGGGAGGGCATCTGGAGGCGCGCGCCAAGAGTGTGCAGGAGACTGGTGGCAAATGCGGCTGCGCAGTCTTGTAAGTGTGCGTTGGCGAGCTAGAGACGGGTAAATAGAATGTTATAGAATCAAGTTAGTAAACAACTTTTTGATAGTAACAAATACTTAAtttaaaaaaaaggaaaaaaatatgACTGAGCGGGGGAGTAGTGGATAATGGATCGATGCAAAATAGGAAAAATGCAGAAATGCAGAATGCGGAAACATATGCAGAAAAAAGCAATGAGAGAAGCGTGATAGATGCAGCGAGGGACGAGGGATAACAAgggttggaggaggaggtgatgaataaaacaaaaaccaCAGCTCACCTTGCCCTCTAAAATCCATCCATGCCACCCATACCACCCATGCCGCCCATACTACCCATACCTCCAGCACccgccttctcctccttgGGAGAATTGACGACGCACGCCTCGCTCATGAACAGCAAGCTGGCTACGCCGCTTGCATCCACCAACACCGTGCGCACGACTTTCAAGGGGTCAACGATACCCTCGCACACCATCTCGACGTACTCGCCCTTGGCGGCGTTGTAGCCCCAGAAGAACTTGTCTGCGCTGCCGTAGCCCATTGGGCCTGTAAGGAATGTTAGATGGTGCAAGAAGTACATTGTGAATAAGACCACTTACCCTGGTTCAACAGCACACCGACGGTGCGATTTCGGCAGTTGTTGTGATAGTTTTGGCGTGTGCAAAGAGGAAAAAGACAACGCGGTCAACGGCGGCCTGAGACCCACGGCGCAGGTCCATGGGGTTGCATCCAGCTGCGACGTTCTTGACACCTTCTGAGTAGATGGCACGCGCAAGAACAGTGGCGGTTGTCGTGCCGTCTCCAGCAATCTTGTTTGTTTTCAATGCAACATCTTGAATCAGGCTGAACAAATCTACTTAGCGCTTTGcacaaaaacaacaaaaatgaaaagaagtaCCGAGCGCCCAGGTTCTCAAACTTGTCTTTGAGAGTTATAGACTTTGCAACCGTCACACCGTCTACCAACAACCAGACCCTCGTCAGCAAACAAGCTGCCTCTCCCAGAACCACGGAACACGCACCCTTGGTGATTTTTGGTCCACCGTACGCCTGCTCAATGATCACATTGCGACCCTTGGTCCAAGTGTCGCACATCGACGCAACTATCCGAGCTATGTGAAATAGGTGCCAGCGGTTTTGACTTGGACTCAGACTCGGAGATGTTTGTCAAACACGATCAGCAGATGTCGgagcttcaaaatcaaatcaagcGGAGCCTGAACTCACTTGAAGTCCCGTTGCAAGCAAATGATCACGTCCACTTTGTTTACTTTcttccaaccaccaccatcctctGCCCACGGATATACCTGGGGGCAAGGTACGTGTATTCATTGTGATGTCTCCTTCTCAAACTAACATCATACAGACCTTCCTTTAACCAAAACAAGTTAGTAGATTATACTTTTTTGGTGAGTAATAGATGATTCTCACTCGGTGCTCATCAGTACTCACCACATACTAGGACCAACTATCTTGAACACTTGGGATGAAGGGTCAGTATTTTAGTCTCTATTTAGTGTGCTTTACACTACTAACATTACTTGTGAAAGGTCCCGGACAACCAGACACTTGGATACAGACTTGaaagcatgtacatgtaagtatatgcgctttttattggtttttgattcattttttgatgcaTATATTTTGCTCCTCCTTTGCCCGTACCACTTCAGCTGTTCCAAATGCTTGAAGCTGCCTTTTCCCGTGCGTCTTCACCATTCACACCTTCTTTGTGTCATTGAGTGTAGGAATTGTCAGCTTCAGGTTCTGTTTTGGTGTTGAGGGTCTGGAGCCGTGCACGCTAGCATGCGGGTTCAATGTGTCTTACATATATAGTTGTACTATTTTTATGAATAAATAATCTatttttcattatgattTTTGTGTGCTCCAAAAGGCATTACAATTGCAATA
It contains:
- a CDS encoding putative secreted protein (putative secreted protein ARB_07590); the encoded protein is MSFRITFWSILLCLGYAVVALGQDYAVTDYIVAGTGCPPGTAKALISETGKALVLVYSNFFATSGPGTKYSDSRKNCQATFNVQVPAGYQFALNNAKYHVAYQLASGASATYTTSYYFQASIEGSTGNGFINGTTSGSKNVNTALAPAVWSPCGKTSLVNVNTAVRVIGGKAGYFTVDSFDLPESAFVWRAC
- a CDS encoding Heat shock protein 60, mitochondrial translates to MCDTWTKGRNVIIEQAYGGPKITKGACSVVLGEAACLLTRVWLLVDGVTVAKSITLKDKFENLGARLIQDVALKTNKIAGDGTTTATVLARAIYSEGVKNVAAGCNPMDLRRGSQAAVDRVVFFLFAHAKTITTTAEIAPSVCCPMGYGSADKFFWGYNAAKGEYVEMVCEGIVDPLKVVRTVLVDASGVASLLFMSEACVVNSPKEEKAGAGGMGSMGGMGGMGGMDGF